A stretch of the Strigops habroptila isolate Jane chromosome 15, bStrHab1.2.pri, whole genome shotgun sequence genome encodes the following:
- the SLC25A25 gene encoding calcium-binding mitochondrial carrier protein SCaMC-2 isoform X3, giving the protein MPGPRRSLAVSGVLCPCGSPRGTDSTGGGGTPSPSPCGRSLCEASEQDRRLRALFQKLDVNRDGALCIHDLAVGLGRLGLHRTELDLLKIVKAGDKDLDGQLDFEEFVHYLQDHEKKLRLVFKSLDKKNDGRIDAQEIVQSLRDLGVKISEQQAEKILKSMDKNGTMTIDWNEWRDYHLLHPVENIPEIILYWKHSTIFDVGENLTVPDEFTVEERQTGMWWRHLVAGGGAGAVSRTCTAPLDRLKVLMQVHASRSNNMCIIGGFTQMIREGGPRSLWRGNGINVLKIAPESAIKFMAYEQIKRFIGTDQEMLRIHERLLAGSLAGAIAQSSIYPMEVLKTRMALRKTGQYSGVLDCAKTILRKEGMAAFYKGYIPNMLGIIPYAGIDLAVYETLKNAWLQRYAVNSADPGVFVLLACGTISSTCGQLASYPLALVRTRMQAQASVEGAPEVTMRGLFRHILKTEGAFGLYRGLAPNFMKVIPAVSISYVVYENLKMSLGVQSR; this is encoded by the exons aTGCCGGGCCCGCGGCGCTCGCTGGCGGTGAGCGGCGTGTTGTGCCCCTGCGGCTCCCCGCGGGGCACCGACAGcaccggcggcggcggcactcccagccccagcccctgcggTCGGTCCCTCTGCGAGGCCTCCGAGCAAGACCGGCGCCTCCGCGCCCTCTTCCAGAAGCTGGACGTGAACCGCGACGGTGCGCTCTGCATCCACGACCTGGCCGTGGGGCTGGGCCGCCTCGGGCTGCACCGCACCGAGCTCGACCTGCTG AAAATTGTGAAGGCTGGAGACAAAGACCTGGATGGACAACTGGATTTTGAGGAATTTGTTCACTATCTCCAAGATCATGAGAAGAAGCTGAGACTGGTCTTCAAGAGCTTGGATAAGAAGAATGATG GCCGTATTGATGCCCAGGAGATTGTACAGTCTCTTCGGGACCTGGGAGTCAAGATCTCTGAACAGCAGGCTGAGAAAATCCTGAAGAG CATGGATAAAAATGGGACGATGACAATTGATTGGAATGAGTGGCGAGACTATCACCTGCTGCACCCAGTGGAGAACATTCCTGAAATCATCCTCTACTGGAAGCACTCCACG ATCTTTGATGTGGGAGAGAATTTGACTGTCCCTGATGAGTTCACAGTGGAAGAGAGGCAGACAGGGATGTGGTGGAGACATCTGGTTGCAGGTGGAGGTGCAGGTGCTGTGTCCAGAACCTGTACAGCTCCTTTGGACCGCTTGAAAGTGCTCATGCAG GTCCATGCCTCCCGCAGTAACAACATGTGCATCATTGGTGGCTTTACTCAGATGATCCGAGAGGGTGGACCAAGGTCACTGTGGCGAGGGAATGGCATCAATGTGTTGAAGATTGCACCCGAATCTGCCATTAAGTTCATGGCCTATGAGCAG ATCAAGCGGTTCATTGGCACTGACCAAGAAATGCTGAGGATCCATGAGCGGCTCTTAGCTGGTTCTCTGGCTGGGGCCATTGCACAGAGCAGCATCTACCCCATGGAG GTTCTGAAAACACGGATGGCTCTAAGGAAAACAGGGCAATATTCAGGAGTGCTGGATTGTGCCAAAACCATCCTTCGAAAGGAAGGAATGGCTGCCTTCTACAAAGGCTACATCCCTAACATGTTGGGAATCATTCCGTATGCTGGCATTGACCTGGCAGTCTATGAG ACACTAAAAAATGCCTGGTTGCAACGTTATGCTGTCAACAGCGCCGACCCTGGAGTCTTTGTTCTGCTGGCCTGTGGCACCATCTCCAGTACCTGTGGGCAGCTTGCGAGTTACCCGCTGGCTCTGGTGAGGACACGCATGCAGGCCCAAG CTTCAGTGGAGGGTGCTCCTGAAGTGACAATGAGAGGACTGTTCAGACACATTCTGAAGACAGAGGGAGCCTTTGGTCTTTACCGGGGTCTGGCACCGAACTTTATGAAGGTGATCCCAGCTGTAAGCATCAGCTACGTGGTTTATGAAAACTTGAAGATGTCTCTGGGCGTGCAGTCACGGTGA
- the SLC25A25 gene encoding calcium-binding mitochondrial carrier protein SCaMC-2 isoform X6: protein MLCLCLYVPVFGESQAEFEYFESKGLPAGLKSIFRLSLFIPSQEFSTYRQWKQKIVKAGDKDLDGQLDFEEFVHYLQDHEKKLRLVFKSLDKKNDGRIDAQEIVQSLRDLGVKISEQQAEKILKSMDKNGTMTIDWNEWRDYHLLHPVENIPEIILYWKHSTIFDVGENLTVPDEFTVEERQTGMWWRHLVAGGGAGAVSRTCTAPLDRLKVLMQVHASRSNNMCIIGGFTQMIREGGPRSLWRGNGINVLKIAPESAIKFMAYEQIKRFIGTDQEMLRIHERLLAGSLAGAIAQSSIYPMEVLKTRMALRKTGQYSGVLDCAKTILRKEGMAAFYKGYIPNMLGIIPYAGIDLAVYETLKNAWLQRYAVNSADPGVFVLLACGTISSTCGQLASYPLALVRTRMQAQASVEGAPEVTMRGLFRHILKTEGAFGLYRGLAPNFMKVIPAVSISYVVYENLKMSLGVQSR, encoded by the exons ATGCTCTGTCTCTGCCTGTACGTGCCGGTGTTCGGGGAGTCCCAGGCTGAGTTTGAATACTTTGAGTCGAAGGGGCTGCCGGCTGGACTCAAATCTATCTTCCGACTCAGCCTCTTCATTCCATCCCAGGAGTTCTCCACCTATCGCCAGTGGAAGCAG AAAATTGTGAAGGCTGGAGACAAAGACCTGGATGGACAACTGGATTTTGAGGAATTTGTTCACTATCTCCAAGATCATGAGAAGAAGCTGAGACTGGTCTTCAAGAGCTTGGATAAGAAGAATGATG GCCGTATTGATGCCCAGGAGATTGTACAGTCTCTTCGGGACCTGGGAGTCAAGATCTCTGAACAGCAGGCTGAGAAAATCCTGAAGAG CATGGATAAAAATGGGACGATGACAATTGATTGGAATGAGTGGCGAGACTATCACCTGCTGCACCCAGTGGAGAACATTCCTGAAATCATCCTCTACTGGAAGCACTCCACG ATCTTTGATGTGGGAGAGAATTTGACTGTCCCTGATGAGTTCACAGTGGAAGAGAGGCAGACAGGGATGTGGTGGAGACATCTGGTTGCAGGTGGAGGTGCAGGTGCTGTGTCCAGAACCTGTACAGCTCCTTTGGACCGCTTGAAAGTGCTCATGCAG GTCCATGCCTCCCGCAGTAACAACATGTGCATCATTGGTGGCTTTACTCAGATGATCCGAGAGGGTGGACCAAGGTCACTGTGGCGAGGGAATGGCATCAATGTGTTGAAGATTGCACCCGAATCTGCCATTAAGTTCATGGCCTATGAGCAG ATCAAGCGGTTCATTGGCACTGACCAAGAAATGCTGAGGATCCATGAGCGGCTCTTAGCTGGTTCTCTGGCTGGGGCCATTGCACAGAGCAGCATCTACCCCATGGAG GTTCTGAAAACACGGATGGCTCTAAGGAAAACAGGGCAATATTCAGGAGTGCTGGATTGTGCCAAAACCATCCTTCGAAAGGAAGGAATGGCTGCCTTCTACAAAGGCTACATCCCTAACATGTTGGGAATCATTCCGTATGCTGGCATTGACCTGGCAGTCTATGAG ACACTAAAAAATGCCTGGTTGCAACGTTATGCTGTCAACAGCGCCGACCCTGGAGTCTTTGTTCTGCTGGCCTGTGGCACCATCTCCAGTACCTGTGGGCAGCTTGCGAGTTACCCGCTGGCTCTGGTGAGGACACGCATGCAGGCCCAAG CTTCAGTGGAGGGTGCTCCTGAAGTGACAATGAGAGGACTGTTCAGACACATTCTGAAGACAGAGGGAGCCTTTGGTCTTTACCGGGGTCTGGCACCGAACTTTATGAAGGTGATCCCAGCTGTAAGCATCAGCTACGTGGTTTATGAAAACTTGAAGATGTCTCTGGGCGTGCAGTCACGGTGA
- the SLC25A25 gene encoding calcium-binding mitochondrial carrier protein SCaMC-2 isoform X1 → MPGPRRSLAVSGVLCPCGSPRGTDSTGGGGTPSPSPCGRSLCEASEQDRRLRALFQKLDVNRDGALCIHDLAVGLGRLGLHRTELDLLKIVKAGDKDLDGQLDFEEFVHYLQDHEKKLRLVFKSLDKKNDGRIDAQEIVQSLRDLGVKISEQQAEKILKRIRTGHFWGPVTYMDKNGTMTIDWNEWRDYHLLHPVENIPEIILYWKHSTIFDVGENLTVPDEFTVEERQTGMWWRHLVAGGGAGAVSRTCTAPLDRLKVLMQVHASRSNNMCIIGGFTQMIREGGPRSLWRGNGINVLKIAPESAIKFMAYEQIKRFIGTDQEMLRIHERLLAGSLAGAIAQSSIYPMEVLKTRMALRKTGQYSGVLDCAKTILRKEGMAAFYKGYIPNMLGIIPYAGIDLAVYETLKNAWLQRYAVNSADPGVFVLLACGTISSTCGQLASYPLALVRTRMQAQASVEGAPEVTMRGLFRHILKTEGAFGLYRGLAPNFMKVIPAVSISYVVYENLKMSLGVQSR, encoded by the exons aTGCCGGGCCCGCGGCGCTCGCTGGCGGTGAGCGGCGTGTTGTGCCCCTGCGGCTCCCCGCGGGGCACCGACAGcaccggcggcggcggcactcccagccccagcccctgcggTCGGTCCCTCTGCGAGGCCTCCGAGCAAGACCGGCGCCTCCGCGCCCTCTTCCAGAAGCTGGACGTGAACCGCGACGGTGCGCTCTGCATCCACGACCTGGCCGTGGGGCTGGGCCGCCTCGGGCTGCACCGCACCGAGCTCGACCTGCTG AAAATTGTGAAGGCTGGAGACAAAGACCTGGATGGACAACTGGATTTTGAGGAATTTGTTCACTATCTCCAAGATCATGAGAAGAAGCTGAGACTGGTCTTCAAGAGCTTGGATAAGAAGAATGATG GCCGTATTGATGCCCAGGAGATTGTACAGTCTCTTCGGGACCTGGGAGTCAAGATCTCTGAACAGCAGGCTGAGAAAATCCTGAAGAG AATAAGGACGGGACACTTCTGGGGTCCTGTCACCTA CATGGATAAAAATGGGACGATGACAATTGATTGGAATGAGTGGCGAGACTATCACCTGCTGCACCCAGTGGAGAACATTCCTGAAATCATCCTCTACTGGAAGCACTCCACG ATCTTTGATGTGGGAGAGAATTTGACTGTCCCTGATGAGTTCACAGTGGAAGAGAGGCAGACAGGGATGTGGTGGAGACATCTGGTTGCAGGTGGAGGTGCAGGTGCTGTGTCCAGAACCTGTACAGCTCCTTTGGACCGCTTGAAAGTGCTCATGCAG GTCCATGCCTCCCGCAGTAACAACATGTGCATCATTGGTGGCTTTACTCAGATGATCCGAGAGGGTGGACCAAGGTCACTGTGGCGAGGGAATGGCATCAATGTGTTGAAGATTGCACCCGAATCTGCCATTAAGTTCATGGCCTATGAGCAG ATCAAGCGGTTCATTGGCACTGACCAAGAAATGCTGAGGATCCATGAGCGGCTCTTAGCTGGTTCTCTGGCTGGGGCCATTGCACAGAGCAGCATCTACCCCATGGAG GTTCTGAAAACACGGATGGCTCTAAGGAAAACAGGGCAATATTCAGGAGTGCTGGATTGTGCCAAAACCATCCTTCGAAAGGAAGGAATGGCTGCCTTCTACAAAGGCTACATCCCTAACATGTTGGGAATCATTCCGTATGCTGGCATTGACCTGGCAGTCTATGAG ACACTAAAAAATGCCTGGTTGCAACGTTATGCTGTCAACAGCGCCGACCCTGGAGTCTTTGTTCTGCTGGCCTGTGGCACCATCTCCAGTACCTGTGGGCAGCTTGCGAGTTACCCGCTGGCTCTGGTGAGGACACGCATGCAGGCCCAAG CTTCAGTGGAGGGTGCTCCTGAAGTGACAATGAGAGGACTGTTCAGACACATTCTGAAGACAGAGGGAGCCTTTGGTCTTTACCGGGGTCTGGCACCGAACTTTATGAAGGTGATCCCAGCTGTAAGCATCAGCTACGTGGTTTATGAAAACTTGAAGATGTCTCTGGGCGTGCAGTCACGGTGA
- the SLC25A25 gene encoding calcium-binding mitochondrial carrier protein SCaMC-2 isoform X2: protein MLFGAAMRQTLWRFLSSFFPGAVCQGPADEKEDEARNTTPLPGPGEKGPKMLGKPQDRGTDPTEKRPTILLVVGPAEHFPKKIVKAGDKDLDGQLDFEEFVHYLQDHEKKLRLVFKSLDKKNDGRIDAQEIVQSLRDLGVKISEQQAEKILKRIRTGHFWGPVTYMDKNGTMTIDWNEWRDYHLLHPVENIPEIILYWKHSTIFDVGENLTVPDEFTVEERQTGMWWRHLVAGGGAGAVSRTCTAPLDRLKVLMQVHASRSNNMCIIGGFTQMIREGGPRSLWRGNGINVLKIAPESAIKFMAYEQIKRFIGTDQEMLRIHERLLAGSLAGAIAQSSIYPMEVLKTRMALRKTGQYSGVLDCAKTILRKEGMAAFYKGYIPNMLGIIPYAGIDLAVYETLKNAWLQRYAVNSADPGVFVLLACGTISSTCGQLASYPLALVRTRMQAQASVEGAPEVTMRGLFRHILKTEGAFGLYRGLAPNFMKVIPAVSISYVVYENLKMSLGVQSR, encoded by the exons ATGCTCTTTGGAGCAGCAATGCGGCAGACCCTGTGGCGGTTTCTATCTAGCTTCTTTCCCGGGGCCGTATGCCAAGGTCCTGCAGATGAAAAAGAGGATGAGGCCAGAAACACCACCCCACTTCCAGGCCCCGGGGAGAAAGGGCCAAAGATGTTGGGGAAGCCACAGGACAGAGGGACTGATCCCACTGAAAAGAGACCAACTATCCTACTGGTGGTTGGACCCGCAGAGCATTTTCCAAAG AAAATTGTGAAGGCTGGAGACAAAGACCTGGATGGACAACTGGATTTTGAGGAATTTGTTCACTATCTCCAAGATCATGAGAAGAAGCTGAGACTGGTCTTCAAGAGCTTGGATAAGAAGAATGATG GCCGTATTGATGCCCAGGAGATTGTACAGTCTCTTCGGGACCTGGGAGTCAAGATCTCTGAACAGCAGGCTGAGAAAATCCTGAAGAG AATAAGGACGGGACACTTCTGGGGTCCTGTCACCTA CATGGATAAAAATGGGACGATGACAATTGATTGGAATGAGTGGCGAGACTATCACCTGCTGCACCCAGTGGAGAACATTCCTGAAATCATCCTCTACTGGAAGCACTCCACG ATCTTTGATGTGGGAGAGAATTTGACTGTCCCTGATGAGTTCACAGTGGAAGAGAGGCAGACAGGGATGTGGTGGAGACATCTGGTTGCAGGTGGAGGTGCAGGTGCTGTGTCCAGAACCTGTACAGCTCCTTTGGACCGCTTGAAAGTGCTCATGCAG GTCCATGCCTCCCGCAGTAACAACATGTGCATCATTGGTGGCTTTACTCAGATGATCCGAGAGGGTGGACCAAGGTCACTGTGGCGAGGGAATGGCATCAATGTGTTGAAGATTGCACCCGAATCTGCCATTAAGTTCATGGCCTATGAGCAG ATCAAGCGGTTCATTGGCACTGACCAAGAAATGCTGAGGATCCATGAGCGGCTCTTAGCTGGTTCTCTGGCTGGGGCCATTGCACAGAGCAGCATCTACCCCATGGAG GTTCTGAAAACACGGATGGCTCTAAGGAAAACAGGGCAATATTCAGGAGTGCTGGATTGTGCCAAAACCATCCTTCGAAAGGAAGGAATGGCTGCCTTCTACAAAGGCTACATCCCTAACATGTTGGGAATCATTCCGTATGCTGGCATTGACCTGGCAGTCTATGAG ACACTAAAAAATGCCTGGTTGCAACGTTATGCTGTCAACAGCGCCGACCCTGGAGTCTTTGTTCTGCTGGCCTGTGGCACCATCTCCAGTACCTGTGGGCAGCTTGCGAGTTACCCGCTGGCTCTGGTGAGGACACGCATGCAGGCCCAAG CTTCAGTGGAGGGTGCTCCTGAAGTGACAATGAGAGGACTGTTCAGACACATTCTGAAGACAGAGGGAGCCTTTGGTCTTTACCGGGGTCTGGCACCGAACTTTATGAAGGTGATCCCAGCTGTAAGCATCAGCTACGTGGTTTATGAAAACTTGAAGATGTCTCTGGGCGTGCAGTCACGGTGA
- the SLC25A25 gene encoding calcium-binding mitochondrial carrier protein SCaMC-2 isoform X4 — MLFGAAMRQTLWRFLSSFFPGAVCQGPADEKEDEARNTTPLPGPGEKGPKMLGKPQDRGTDPTEKRPTILLVVGPAEHFPKKIVKAGDKDLDGQLDFEEFVHYLQDHEKKLRLVFKSLDKKNDGRIDAQEIVQSLRDLGVKISEQQAEKILKSMDKNGTMTIDWNEWRDYHLLHPVENIPEIILYWKHSTIFDVGENLTVPDEFTVEERQTGMWWRHLVAGGGAGAVSRTCTAPLDRLKVLMQVHASRSNNMCIIGGFTQMIREGGPRSLWRGNGINVLKIAPESAIKFMAYEQIKRFIGTDQEMLRIHERLLAGSLAGAIAQSSIYPMEVLKTRMALRKTGQYSGVLDCAKTILRKEGMAAFYKGYIPNMLGIIPYAGIDLAVYETLKNAWLQRYAVNSADPGVFVLLACGTISSTCGQLASYPLALVRTRMQAQASVEGAPEVTMRGLFRHILKTEGAFGLYRGLAPNFMKVIPAVSISYVVYENLKMSLGVQSR; from the exons ATGCTCTTTGGAGCAGCAATGCGGCAGACCCTGTGGCGGTTTCTATCTAGCTTCTTTCCCGGGGCCGTATGCCAAGGTCCTGCAGATGAAAAAGAGGATGAGGCCAGAAACACCACCCCACTTCCAGGCCCCGGGGAGAAAGGGCCAAAGATGTTGGGGAAGCCACAGGACAGAGGGACTGATCCCACTGAAAAGAGACCAACTATCCTACTGGTGGTTGGACCCGCAGAGCATTTTCCAAAG AAAATTGTGAAGGCTGGAGACAAAGACCTGGATGGACAACTGGATTTTGAGGAATTTGTTCACTATCTCCAAGATCATGAGAAGAAGCTGAGACTGGTCTTCAAGAGCTTGGATAAGAAGAATGATG GCCGTATTGATGCCCAGGAGATTGTACAGTCTCTTCGGGACCTGGGAGTCAAGATCTCTGAACAGCAGGCTGAGAAAATCCTGAAGAG CATGGATAAAAATGGGACGATGACAATTGATTGGAATGAGTGGCGAGACTATCACCTGCTGCACCCAGTGGAGAACATTCCTGAAATCATCCTCTACTGGAAGCACTCCACG ATCTTTGATGTGGGAGAGAATTTGACTGTCCCTGATGAGTTCACAGTGGAAGAGAGGCAGACAGGGATGTGGTGGAGACATCTGGTTGCAGGTGGAGGTGCAGGTGCTGTGTCCAGAACCTGTACAGCTCCTTTGGACCGCTTGAAAGTGCTCATGCAG GTCCATGCCTCCCGCAGTAACAACATGTGCATCATTGGTGGCTTTACTCAGATGATCCGAGAGGGTGGACCAAGGTCACTGTGGCGAGGGAATGGCATCAATGTGTTGAAGATTGCACCCGAATCTGCCATTAAGTTCATGGCCTATGAGCAG ATCAAGCGGTTCATTGGCACTGACCAAGAAATGCTGAGGATCCATGAGCGGCTCTTAGCTGGTTCTCTGGCTGGGGCCATTGCACAGAGCAGCATCTACCCCATGGAG GTTCTGAAAACACGGATGGCTCTAAGGAAAACAGGGCAATATTCAGGAGTGCTGGATTGTGCCAAAACCATCCTTCGAAAGGAAGGAATGGCTGCCTTCTACAAAGGCTACATCCCTAACATGTTGGGAATCATTCCGTATGCTGGCATTGACCTGGCAGTCTATGAG ACACTAAAAAATGCCTGGTTGCAACGTTATGCTGTCAACAGCGCCGACCCTGGAGTCTTTGTTCTGCTGGCCTGTGGCACCATCTCCAGTACCTGTGGGCAGCTTGCGAGTTACCCGCTGGCTCTGGTGAGGACACGCATGCAGGCCCAAG CTTCAGTGGAGGGTGCTCCTGAAGTGACAATGAGAGGACTGTTCAGACACATTCTGAAGACAGAGGGAGCCTTTGGTCTTTACCGGGGTCTGGCACCGAACTTTATGAAGGTGATCCCAGCTGTAAGCATCAGCTACGTGGTTTATGAAAACTTGAAGATGTCTCTGGGCGTGCAGTCACGGTGA
- the SLC25A25 gene encoding calcium-binding mitochondrial carrier protein SCaMC-2 isoform X5 produces MLCLCLYVPVFGESQAEFEYFESKGLPAGLKSIFRLSLFIPSQEFSTYRQWKQKIVKAGDKDLDGQLDFEEFVHYLQDHEKKLRLVFKSLDKKNDGRIDAQEIVQSLRDLGVKISEQQAEKILKRIRTGHFWGPVTYMDKNGTMTIDWNEWRDYHLLHPVENIPEIILYWKHSTIFDVGENLTVPDEFTVEERQTGMWWRHLVAGGGAGAVSRTCTAPLDRLKVLMQVHASRSNNMCIIGGFTQMIREGGPRSLWRGNGINVLKIAPESAIKFMAYEQIKRFIGTDQEMLRIHERLLAGSLAGAIAQSSIYPMEVLKTRMALRKTGQYSGVLDCAKTILRKEGMAAFYKGYIPNMLGIIPYAGIDLAVYETLKNAWLQRYAVNSADPGVFVLLACGTISSTCGQLASYPLALVRTRMQAQASVEGAPEVTMRGLFRHILKTEGAFGLYRGLAPNFMKVIPAVSISYVVYENLKMSLGVQSR; encoded by the exons ATGCTCTGTCTCTGCCTGTACGTGCCGGTGTTCGGGGAGTCCCAGGCTGAGTTTGAATACTTTGAGTCGAAGGGGCTGCCGGCTGGACTCAAATCTATCTTCCGACTCAGCCTCTTCATTCCATCCCAGGAGTTCTCCACCTATCGCCAGTGGAAGCAG AAAATTGTGAAGGCTGGAGACAAAGACCTGGATGGACAACTGGATTTTGAGGAATTTGTTCACTATCTCCAAGATCATGAGAAGAAGCTGAGACTGGTCTTCAAGAGCTTGGATAAGAAGAATGATG GCCGTATTGATGCCCAGGAGATTGTACAGTCTCTTCGGGACCTGGGAGTCAAGATCTCTGAACAGCAGGCTGAGAAAATCCTGAAGAG AATAAGGACGGGACACTTCTGGGGTCCTGTCACCTA CATGGATAAAAATGGGACGATGACAATTGATTGGAATGAGTGGCGAGACTATCACCTGCTGCACCCAGTGGAGAACATTCCTGAAATCATCCTCTACTGGAAGCACTCCACG ATCTTTGATGTGGGAGAGAATTTGACTGTCCCTGATGAGTTCACAGTGGAAGAGAGGCAGACAGGGATGTGGTGGAGACATCTGGTTGCAGGTGGAGGTGCAGGTGCTGTGTCCAGAACCTGTACAGCTCCTTTGGACCGCTTGAAAGTGCTCATGCAG GTCCATGCCTCCCGCAGTAACAACATGTGCATCATTGGTGGCTTTACTCAGATGATCCGAGAGGGTGGACCAAGGTCACTGTGGCGAGGGAATGGCATCAATGTGTTGAAGATTGCACCCGAATCTGCCATTAAGTTCATGGCCTATGAGCAG ATCAAGCGGTTCATTGGCACTGACCAAGAAATGCTGAGGATCCATGAGCGGCTCTTAGCTGGTTCTCTGGCTGGGGCCATTGCACAGAGCAGCATCTACCCCATGGAG GTTCTGAAAACACGGATGGCTCTAAGGAAAACAGGGCAATATTCAGGAGTGCTGGATTGTGCCAAAACCATCCTTCGAAAGGAAGGAATGGCTGCCTTCTACAAAGGCTACATCCCTAACATGTTGGGAATCATTCCGTATGCTGGCATTGACCTGGCAGTCTATGAG ACACTAAAAAATGCCTGGTTGCAACGTTATGCTGTCAACAGCGCCGACCCTGGAGTCTTTGTTCTGCTGGCCTGTGGCACCATCTCCAGTACCTGTGGGCAGCTTGCGAGTTACCCGCTGGCTCTGGTGAGGACACGCATGCAGGCCCAAG CTTCAGTGGAGGGTGCTCCTGAAGTGACAATGAGAGGACTGTTCAGACACATTCTGAAGACAGAGGGAGCCTTTGGTCTTTACCGGGGTCTGGCACCGAACTTTATGAAGGTGATCCCAGCTGTAAGCATCAGCTACGTGGTTTATGAAAACTTGAAGATGTCTCTGGGCGTGCAGTCACGGTGA